One Streptomyces lincolnensis genomic region harbors:
- a CDS encoding ATP-dependent Clp protease proteolytic subunit, with protein MPSAAGEPSIGGGLGDQVYNRLLNERIIFLGQPVDDDIANKITAQLLLLAADPDKDIFLYINSPGGSITAGMAIYDTMQYIKNDVVTIAMGLAASMGQFLLSAGTPGKRFALPNAEILIHQPSAGLAGSASDIKIHAERLLHTKKRMAELTSQHTGQSMEQITRDSDRDRWFDAHEAKEYGLIDEVIATAAGMPGGGGTGA; from the coding sequence ATGCCTTCAGCCGCCGGCGAGCCTTCCATCGGTGGTGGCCTCGGCGACCAGGTCTACAACCGGCTGCTCAACGAGCGGATCATCTTCCTCGGCCAGCCGGTCGACGACGACATCGCGAACAAGATCACCGCACAGCTGCTGCTCCTTGCCGCCGACCCGGACAAGGACATCTTCCTGTACATCAACAGCCCCGGCGGCTCGATCACGGCCGGCATGGCGATCTACGACACCATGCAGTACATCAAGAACGACGTGGTGACCATCGCCATGGGCCTCGCCGCCTCGATGGGCCAGTTCCTGCTCAGCGCGGGCACCCCGGGCAAGCGCTTCGCGCTCCCGAACGCCGAGATCCTGATCCACCAGCCCTCCGCCGGCCTCGCCGGCTCGGCCTCCGACATCAAGATCCACGCCGAGCGGCTGCTGCACACCAAGAAGCGCATGGCCGAGCTCACCTCCCAGCACACGGGCCAGTCGATGGAGCAGATCACCCGCGACTCGGACCGCGACCGCTGGTTCGACGCCCACGAGGCCAAGGAGTACGGCCTCATCGACGAGGTCATCGCCACGGCCGCCGGTATGCCGGGCGGCGGCGGCACCGGGGCCTGA